AGTAAAAATCTGACTTCACGGAACTTCTTCCACAGGATGGAAAGCATAAGGGTTAGACATCAGCTCACGCTAGAGAATGAcgatattattttaaaataacaaaaacctttaatctGCTAAACAGATAGCAGAAGCTAGGGATAGCCATGGTTAGCATCCACACATTGACCAAAAGGGAGATTCTCAGAAGCTATGTTTGTTTCTAGTTTATGGTTTCCTAATTGTGgttcaatattaaaatttttagcTGCACATATTCAATAATTAGTTCAGTTTTGGAGTTTTAAACAAagatgcaaagtaaaaaaatatattttgacgGTAATAACAACTAGCCATTGAAAAATGCAAACCTCAATCAATGAATTTTTTGTGACACAAATCGTgtaaagctatttttttttatcattttgttcaTCAATGAATGAATATCAAGAACTTAGTAAAAGTTCAGAACTGATATGAAACTTCTGGTTCAGAAGATTTTTGTGTTGGAGCAAAGAATCCAGCTGTGGCCAGTTCTGTAACTGTGATAAATCAAACCTCTAAAAGATTTATGCCAGAATAAACAGTCtcgatattttttaaaataaatttaacaaacttATGCAAGTAGGTACACATAAAACATTGCTGAAATGTAGCTAATTTATTTAGGTCATCAAACAGTTAAACCTGCATTATGTGTTCTCTGAAATGAAATCTACATAAAATGCAAAGAGTTTCACAATTTGGTTCAATGCTAGCTGTTATTTTTATGACAGTGCACAGAGAATAAAATTGATTTCTTATAAATCAAGTAGTGATTGTGTTATCCAAATGTAACAGAATTTCATGTCGAAATAACCTAAAAACACTACTTGCTTAGAAATCAAGgttatgctttttttcctgtttcatttcaAAGCACTCTTTATCAGTCTCATTACATATTAGCCACTTGCCTGTGAAACTTATTCTAGTATCAGTCAAACCTATAACCCGTATACGTCCTGGTTTAGTCCATATTGGTGGATacgcaaaataaaacaactgggCTTGCTTTAACACATCAGTGTTAAAGCATGTAATGAAGTGTAATGAAGCCACACACTCTAAATTTCCataagtaaaaatgaaaaaagaggagttggcaaaacatttattgaaagccaaataaaatatgaatacattCATTTTGTCCTGGGgtaaaaatagagagagagagagagaaaaaaatatctgaaagtcactttaaagaaaaatgactctgatttaatgtttaagCTGCTCTACTGAGTCACCTTTCATTTCTCCTCAGTCAACCTTCCAAATAGTGGCTCCTCACTTCCACTGAAACAGCTTTCTCACTGCCACGGCAGACTGCCTCCAcgaacagagaaagaaaaacaaacccgACATATTAAGCCTGAATGTGCGCCGAAATGAGCGCCTAATTGGCTGGACACATGTGCTGTCTGTAACTAAGCTGGTCCCGGGCTCCTGTGATCTGTGGAGCAGGTACTCCGGGAGACCAATTGGCAGGAGCATCGGTCCAATCAGCTCCCTTCCTGGGGAGCGTAAAGCTACTAGGTGGGGGGAGCGTGGAGGGCCGCTTGCTCTCGGTGCGCATTTGTGAACAGACGCCCTCTGGGAGCGCACAGACTTGCGGCACTATTGAGTTTTCTAGCAGCATCTTCAGAGGGTTGGATTTTGCAGGCagccctcctccacctcctcctcctccttctccccgCCCCACCTCTTCCACCACCCGCGGACACCCCTCCATCCTCCGGTCATGATGCAACTTTAAGCAGCGAGAGGAAGTTAAGAACGACGATCCAGTTGTGTTCTTCCTGCCTAGAGATGATGTTCTCTTCCGCCGGGAAGCGCTGCTTCACGATAGAGTCTCTGGTCGCCAAAGAGAGCCCCCTGCCAGCCGAGGACCCCATCCGGCCAACGGCGTTGAGTTATTCCAACCCGACCACAGATGCCTTAATGAACGGCTACCAGGCTCCGGCGGCCAGGCCTCTCTACCAGGGCCCGGAGCTGGTGTTCCCGGAGACGGTGAACCACCCGTCCCTCACCGTGGCCCCGCACCAGCTCGGAGGCTCCCACCTACAGCATCCGCACTTCTTCGGCACGCAACACCGGGACCCGCTCAACTTCTACCCCTGGGTGTTACGGAACAGATTTTTTGGACACAGATTTCAAGGTACGGAAAAGAagaggagatggagagagatCGCGCTGAGGTGAAAGATGTGGGGGCGACTTGTACATCAGCAGTAGTCCGCGGGACGTCAAATGTGTTGACTTGAGAGGGAATATTTTCTTAGCTtctcaagatttttattttattttattttttattttttttaaggtaagAGATTCTTGTTTGCAAAGTGAAACAGCAGAGACTGGAAACAGAGGAACAAATCCGGAAGCTGCGGTCAATTCTTTCCACTCttaaaaatcacaacagaagaagagaaaaacgtACTGTTGTCATGTAAAGCTTTTCCTGCCGGAAAGTTTTCTAATAATAGGAggaataataatattaaaaataaatatttaccacTCACATATAGGCGAAATATTAATAGTAATAGCAATAATTCGGCGTCTGTGCATAATTATCAATTGCGTCTGttattaacatgaaaaaaaataacattctaCGCATATGACAAATTTCTTGAAgaatttcataataataattttctattttgcaatttcttgaaattttatcaataacaaaactaaaacccaaaaaagtaaaataataaaataaaataaatctaattgaaaACACTGCTTCTAAATTGTGCAAACTTTCAAACAATCATCCAAAGGGGTCCTGATTTCACATTAAAGTtcacatttcacattaaaactaGGTTTTTTAATGTGATATTTATTCTTAATAGGttaaagcaaaaggaaaaccggaaatattaaaaatttccGATAAAAGcatgcatgtaaaaaaaaaattataaaacaaaatttgaacgGTGTACAATGTTTAGTACATTTACATGAAGAccctgaaaagtaaaataaaggtaaaagaGAAATGTAGCATTTCGAAATGCGGttaattttctattaaatttgaTTCTTGTTacatcaaatgttttagattacTTTTTTGTCCTCTAAAACGACAAAATAACTATTACAATTTACTTGCGTCATACTAGGAATGCGACAAACAATTAACTCTGCGGTAGTTGACTGCATGTTTCGAGTAACGCTGCGCGGTTTAGGGGTTTTGCTCGGAAATGAGGCTGAAAAGGAAAGGGGAACATTGAGCGTTTGAGGAGTCAGTAAAGAGTACAatgtgatgttaaaaaaaataaaaactcaccaTTACCTCGAAACAAACAACTTGCgtaaagtacaaaatgattattgtgtttttagacCACTGTCGAGTGGCTGTTTAGGATTGGATAATTATTGTCCGGTTAATTGTAGAAGAATAGGACTTTCACACGCTTCAGCTTTAACAAAGACGCTGAACGTAAGACCCGGTTTGCTCAACTGGATCAAATTCTGAATAAATATTCTATTTGGACCTTTTCTCACTTACAGTTCAGACTGAAGACATGTTCCTCTTTTCTTTGCTCGAACTTGGAGAGtaaaataccaaataaaatTGTAACAACACTTACTTTTAAAACCAATCCACTCGTGACGGGTGTCGTTAGAAAAACACTAATTAACATAGCTGATGGTCCGCTAACAAACCAGAGAAGGTGGCTTAGAAACCAAATATTACTCCCGTTTGCAAAAAGATAAGTGGTGGATAAATggtccagattttttttaaataaaatattatatgtaaaacaaaacgtTTACACAGAAGTAATAAAATGTGTACGAGGTAGTCACAGgagttgcatttttatttaattttatatttttttgatcaGGCTTATTCTGATGCCACAAAAAATGCCGCGGTTTTCACTCCATTGTTTTCCTACAAAATATGCGTCAGCATGAAGTGAAGTGTCTCAGTAGtgtctaaataataataataaaaaaaggcttaCTAACCGAGAGACAACACAAGGGATATTTAGCTAGAGTGTTTTGACTTTACCTCCAGGTAACGAGGTGTCCCAGGACAGCCTGCTCCTGCACGGCCCCTTCGCCCGGAAGCCCAAGCGCATCCGGACGGCCTTCTCTCCGTCGCAGCTGCTCCGCCTGGAGAGAGCCTTCGAGAAGAACCACTACGTGGTCGGAGCCGAGAGGAAGCAGCTGGCCAACAGCCTGAGCCTGAGCGAAACCCAAGTAAGTTCAGTTCACACTTTGGACTCGCCTTGTCCTccttttgttagttttttttttttttttcaattattgttatttttattaaacttaattTTGAGTCTCTTTACGACTTACAATTCAACCCTTATTTAGTTTATGAAAGACCCACCATTTAAGAAATTCACGTTTTTAAGAgttcattttattgttgaaatgagtgctaaaacaaaaaataaataaataaataaataaatatatatatatatatatatatatatatatatatatatatatatatatatatatatatatatatatatataaaaaaatcaaggaaTTAGTGTTAAACGTTTACCGACAAAACAGTTATCACTTCTTTACTGAGAGCGCAGAGAACTTAAATAACGAGAGACCATTTACACAAAGTGAACacaatttctgtaaaaaaaaatgtagagatGCTCACATGCAAtgagcatttaattttttttttactacatatAGCCTATCACACCTGTCAACTaagaaatgtatataaatatttttgtcatccTGGGCAACACAGGTATCTGGCGTGATGTAGAAGTAAAATTGTACcgttaaacattttaatatgaagtATGTGAAGCTATAAGATGGAATGTTGTGGATTTAGACAATATGAAAATGTAATCTGAACAGGTGAATCTCACTGAAAACCAGCTAAATCAGTGCAGACCACACACATTCATTACAAGCAGATTTGActcaagttttaaaatatatttctcctCTTGGTTGGAAAATGTCAGGTAAAATGTTACGATTTTTAGCAGCAGGTCAAATTTTGGATTTGACATGCTGAGATTAAATACATCATAAATGGTTTCTGGGTATCAAATTCTGTAAATAGGGCTCCTTCAACAGCCATAGAGGTCTtcaggaagatattttaaaaacacatagaaaaatacaatattCAAGCAACAAAACCAGGAGCTTCTATCTTAAACACaagtatttcaaaaacaaaaattaaaatagtaagTGGCACGGAAAAAAAgtcctgcaaaaacaaaaacaatttaactaaAGAAGAGAAAACTATCAGTGACAATGGTGCAAATAAAAAGGCAACTCTCGAAAATCAAgatatgaaaaca
This is a stretch of genomic DNA from Gambusia affinis linkage group LG16, SWU_Gaff_1.0, whole genome shotgun sequence. It encodes these proteins:
- the emx1 gene encoding homeobox protein EMX1 — protein: MMFSSAGKRCFTIESLVAKESPLPAEDPIRPTALSYSNPTTDALMNGYQAPAARPLYQGPELVFPETVNHPSLTVAPHQLGGSHLQHPHFFGTQHRDPLNFYPWVLRNRFFGHRFQGNEVSQDSLLLHGPFARKPKRIRTAFSPSQLLRLERAFEKNHYVVGAERKQLANSLSLSETQVKVWFQNRRTKYKRQKLEEEGPDSQQKKKGNHHINRWRIATKQASSEDIDVTSED